The genomic segment ACCGTGCACCGTTTCACATGGTAGTCGAGTGCCGAAGAGCTGCGGTATGACCGTGTGCAGCGCTTACACTTGTAGGGCCGTTCATCTGTGTGGGACACCATGTGGCGCTGCAGGTTCGACTTCTGGTGGAACGTCGACGGGCAGATGGGGCACGAGTAGGGTCGCTCATCTGTGTGGATGCGCATGTGCATCTTGAGGTCGTAGCAGCGTGCAAAGGTGCGAGGGCAGTAGTTGCACACAAAAGGTCGTTCCCCCGTGTGCGTGAGCTGGTGCTGCTCCATGGTTCCCACCTGCGCTGTGGAGAAGCTGCACATGTTGCAGTGGATTGTGCAGCCACTTACAAACACAGGGAGAGACTGTGTTTGCTGGTCACACATGGAAAGTCGGGCCTCTGTCTTGGCTGATAGtg from the Dermacentor variabilis isolate Ectoservices chromosome 9, ASM5094787v1, whole genome shotgun sequence genome contains:
- the LOC142557127 gene encoding uncharacterized protein LOC142557127; protein product: MCDQQTQSLPVFVSGCTIHCNMCSFSTAQVGTMEQHQLTHTGERPFVCNYCPRTFARCYDLKMHMRIHTDERPYSCPICPSTFHQKSNLQRHMVSHTDERPYKCKRCTRSYRSSSALDYHVKRCTVPVEMPPA